In the Haloferula helveola genome, one interval contains:
- a CDS encoding putative DNA modification/repair radical SAM protein, with translation MDLQEKLAILADAAKYDASCASSGAQRRDSSRGKGVGSAGGAGICHSYAPDGRCISLLKLLLTNRCLYDCHYCINRRSSNVRRAAFTPEEVVRLTLDFYKRNYIEGLFLSSGIIRSADHTMEQVIEVARTLRETHDFRGYIHLKTIPEASPELIEEAARYADRISINLELPKQQSLDRFAPEKNLARTKHAMGRIRLKLDDAADRRRTGDRKLRHATGQSTQVIVGADASTDADFLERSEELYGSYRLRRVYYSAFSPIPEPSAILPAKPAPLVREHRLYQADWLMRFYGFDRREILTSQQPNLDLNLDPKLAWALRNRNQFPLDLRTATREQLLRVPGLGPRNVDRILSIRRHAWVRLEDLARLRISLPKVRPFLITADHRPPAAELDSDRLLARFAPKPEQLELFC, from the coding sequence ATGGATCTTCAGGAAAAACTCGCCATCCTCGCCGACGCCGCCAAATACGACGCCTCCTGCGCCAGCTCGGGGGCCCAGCGTCGTGACTCCAGCCGCGGCAAAGGCGTCGGCTCCGCGGGCGGTGCGGGCATCTGCCACAGCTATGCCCCGGACGGCCGCTGCATCTCGCTGCTCAAGCTGCTTCTGACCAATCGCTGCCTCTACGACTGCCACTACTGCATCAACCGCCGCTCGAGCAACGTCCGCCGCGCCGCCTTCACCCCTGAGGAAGTCGTCCGCCTCACCCTCGACTTCTACAAGCGCAACTACATCGAGGGGCTGTTCCTCAGCTCGGGCATCATCCGCAGTGCCGACCATACGATGGAGCAGGTCATCGAGGTCGCACGCACGCTCCGCGAAACGCATGACTTCCGCGGCTACATCCATCTTAAGACCATCCCCGAGGCATCGCCGGAGCTGATCGAGGAGGCCGCCCGCTACGCCGACCGCATCAGCATCAACCTCGAACTGCCGAAGCAGCAGAGCCTCGACCGTTTCGCGCCGGAAAAGAATCTCGCCCGTACCAAGCACGCGATGGGGCGCATCCGGCTGAAGCTCGACGATGCCGCCGACCGACGGAGAACCGGCGACCGCAAGCTGCGCCACGCCACCGGCCAGAGCACCCAGGTGATCGTCGGAGCCGACGCCTCGACCGACGCCGATTTTCTCGAGCGCTCGGAGGAACTCTACGGCTCGTACCGGCTCCGGCGGGTCTACTACTCCGCCTTCAGTCCGATCCCGGAGCCATCCGCGATTCTTCCCGCCAAGCCCGCCCCTCTGGTTCGCGAGCACCGTCTGTATCAGGCCGACTGGCTGATGCGTTTCTACGGCTTCGACCGCCGTGAGATCCTGACGAGCCAACAGCCGAACCTCGATCTGAACCTCGACCCCAAGCTGGCGTGGGCGCTTCGGAACCGGAACCAGTTCCCCCTCGATCTGCGAACCGCGACGCGTGAACAGCTCCTGCGGGTCCCCGGTCTCGGTCCGAGGAATGTCGATCGGATCCTCTCCATCCGGCGACACGCGTGGGTCCGGCTCGAAGACCTTGCACGGCTGCGCATATCCCTCCCCAAGGTCCGGCCCTTCCTCATCACCGCCGACCATCGCCCGCCTGCCGCCGAACTCGACAGCGACCGCCTCCTCGCCCGCTTCGCCCCCAAACCCGAGCAGCTCGAATTGTTCTGTTAG
- a CDS encoding sterol desaturase family protein, whose protein sequence is MTFVWTLLATGGSFLFLCLVFRPLELAFPAKRDQKFLRPEFWTDVLFFLGQYLLWGGAVLWVLSRFGDWIDGLAPVAFRTAIADQPFWLQAIEVVILSDFFIYWGHRIQHRVPFLWRFHSIHHSAEHLDWLAAHREHPVDTVYTMGLINLPAFLLGFPLETLTVLIAFRGIWAIYIHSNVRLPIGPLRWFIGAPELHHWHHDRARDAGNYANISPLMDLMFGTYRCPDHEPEAFGIHEPIARSYWGQLLHPFRRSGKAKK, encoded by the coding sequence ATGACCTTCGTTTGGACGCTTCTGGCCACCGGCGGCAGCTTCCTGTTCCTCTGCCTTGTCTTCCGGCCGCTCGAACTCGCCTTCCCGGCCAAGCGGGATCAGAAATTCCTGCGCCCGGAGTTCTGGACCGACGTCCTTTTCTTCCTCGGCCAGTACCTGCTGTGGGGTGGTGCCGTGCTGTGGGTATTGTCCCGCTTCGGCGACTGGATCGACGGCCTCGCACCTGTGGCCTTCCGCACGGCGATCGCCGACCAGCCGTTCTGGCTGCAGGCCATCGAGGTGGTGATCCTCAGCGACTTCTTCATCTACTGGGGTCATCGTATCCAGCACCGGGTCCCGTTTCTCTGGAGATTCCACTCGATTCACCACAGTGCCGAGCACCTCGACTGGCTCGCCGCCCACCGCGAGCATCCGGTCGACACCGTCTACACGATGGGACTGATCAACCTGCCGGCCTTCCTGCTTGGATTCCCGCTCGAAACCCTGACGGTCCTGATCGCGTTCCGCGGCATCTGGGCGATCTACATCCACTCGAACGTCCGGCTTCCGATCGGCCCGCTGCGGTGGTTCATCGGAGCTCCCGAGCTGCATCACTGGCATCACGACCGGGCACGCGACGCCGGAAACTACGCCAACATTTCTCCACTGATGGACCTGATGTTCGGCACCTACCGCTGCCCGGACCACGAACCGGAGGCCTTCGGGATCCACGAGCCGATCGCCCGGTCCTACTGGGGCCAACTGCTCCACCCGTTCCGCAGGAGCGGGAAGGCGAAGAAGTGA
- a CDS encoding DUF1501 domain-containing protein yields the protein MNLFQQLQHDRVQHLTRRHFLSQSALSLGALWMGSQADSLFGAKLQKDPAAPLAPDIPHFAPKAKRVIYLHMAGAPSQLELFDYKPELTKYDGKDCPQEFLDGKQFAFIQGVPKMLGSQYPFHQAGKSGQWISDRMPHLEEMIDDVCFIKSMWSDQFNHGPAQLLLHTGSQIPGSPSAGAWATYGLGSENQNLPGFIVLTSGGKNPDAGKSVWGSGYLPSVYQGVQCRSQGDPVLYLGNPDGVSQKLRRRTLDALNDLNQHVAAEIGDPETMTRIAQYEMAFRMQIHASDAFDISQESEAVHQAYATQPGKESFANNCLLARRLAERGVRYIQLFDWGWDSHGTNDQTDLRKGFADKCRQIDQPIAALLKDLKQRGLLDETLVIWSGEFGRTPMRENRGGVEMRNVGRDHSPSAYTLWMAGGGVKPGFSYGETDPIGYEAAVDKVSAHDFHATLLTLLGFDHKRFTYPFSGLDQRLSNVTKPSRVVKDVIA from the coding sequence ATGAACCTCTTCCAACAACTCCAGCACGACCGCGTCCAGCACCTGACCCGTCGACACTTCCTGAGCCAATCGGCGCTTTCGCTCGGCGCCCTGTGGATGGGCTCGCAGGCGGACTCCTTGTTCGGCGCGAAACTGCAGAAGGATCCGGCTGCCCCGCTGGCACCGGACATCCCGCATTTCGCCCCGAAGGCGAAGCGCGTGATCTACCTCCACATGGCCGGCGCGCCAAGCCAGCTCGAGCTGTTCGACTACAAACCCGAGCTGACCAAATACGACGGCAAGGACTGCCCGCAGGAGTTTCTCGATGGCAAGCAGTTCGCCTTCATCCAGGGCGTGCCGAAAATGCTCGGCTCGCAGTATCCCTTCCACCAGGCCGGAAAGAGCGGCCAGTGGATCTCCGACCGCATGCCGCACCTCGAGGAGATGATCGACGATGTCTGCTTCATCAAGTCGATGTGGTCCGACCAATTCAACCACGGCCCCGCCCAGCTGCTGCTCCACACCGGCAGCCAGATTCCGGGCAGCCCGTCGGCCGGCGCATGGGCGACCTACGGGCTCGGCAGCGAGAACCAGAACCTTCCCGGTTTCATCGTGCTGACCTCCGGCGGCAAGAACCCCGACGCCGGCAAGTCGGTCTGGGGCTCCGGTTACCTTCCGAGCGTTTACCAAGGCGTCCAATGCCGCTCGCAAGGCGACCCGGTGCTTTACCTCGGCAATCCCGACGGCGTTTCCCAGAAGCTCCGCCGCCGCACGCTCGACGCGCTCAACGACCTCAACCAGCACGTCGCCGCAGAGATCGGCGACCCGGAAACCATGACGCGCATCGCGCAGTACGAGATGGCATTCCGGATGCAGATCCACGCCTCCGACGCGTTTGACATCTCGCAGGAAAGCGAAGCCGTCCACCAAGCCTACGCCACCCAGCCCGGCAAGGAGTCGTTCGCCAACAACTGCCTGCTTGCGCGTCGACTGGCTGAACGCGGTGTCCGCTACATCCAACTCTTCGACTGGGGTTGGGATTCCCACGGCACCAACGACCAGACGGACCTGCGCAAAGGCTTCGCCGACAAGTGCCGCCAGATCGACCAGCCGATCGCGGCACTGCTCAAGGACCTCAAGCAACGCGGACTGCTCGATGAAACGCTGGTCATCTGGTCCGGCGAGTTCGGCCGCACGCCGATGCGCGAGAATCGCGGCGGCGTCGAGATGCGGAATGTCGGCCGCGACCACAGCCCGTCGGCCTACACCCTGTGGATGGCCGGCGGCGGCGTGAAGCCGGGCTTCTCCTACGGCGAGACCGACCCGATCGGCTACGAGGCGGCGGTCGACAAGGTCAGCGCCCACGACTTCCACGCCACGCTGCTCACTCTCCTCGGCTTCGATCACAAGCGTTTCACCTATCCCTTCTCCGGCCTCGACCAGCGCCTCAGCAATGTGACCAAGCCATCGCGGGTGGTGAAGGATGTGATCGCGTGA
- a CDS encoding PSD1 and planctomycete cytochrome C domain-containing protein, whose protein sequence is MRRLFPTLLLPCLAPASAGEIDFNRDVRPILTKNCTTCHGGVKKAGDVSYLYREDTLGKGESGKTIVVPGDPDASEMIRRILTDDPDDRMPPPDHHPKPLPQEEIEILTKWIAEGAEWGDHWSFQKPEKPPVPEVENAEWPRQDLDRFVLARLEAEKLTPSSAADPAEWLRRASLDLTGLPPTLEEYDGFRAAVAKDAEAAYSAEVDRLLSSPAYGEHWAAMWLDLARYSDTFGFEKDPHRTIWPFRDWVIDAFNADMPFDEFTIKQLAGDLQENPEPGDLIATAFHRNTQNNTEGGTDDEEWRMSAVIDRVNTTWTAWNATTFGCVQCHAHPYDAIPHEDYYRFKAFFNNSEDVDINSDFPRTKVANNPAQQADAVRLEKAIDRTRHELNAPMRKLAQDTDGWNALNFSKAIVQPGTGALSQQADGVVVTSGTTPSDCSFILESDASTAGLFKVEIFPEQDDPAEWRGRGAVITLFEAAFVSADGKRRPIEMREVAADYLAGPFDPNDALQKGRSGFGEYPMTKAPRTGWFIPKTKVEPEPGEKLEIKIRHGARCNESQNTVLPRFRISVTGDDTLSRYLDSPEHHKLWDEHQNTKKQYDAIKGTTIPVMKDRVGAATRETRVFIRGNRMTLDKVVEPGIPELFGGPEKAKDRLDMARWMVSDENPLAARVLANRLWAHLFGIGIVETLEDFGSSGALPTHPELLDFLALRLRDDHDWHLKPFLRELVLSSSYRQTNKATPEMIERDPRNRLLARGPRNRLTAEMVRDQALLVSGLLSRKTGGPPVYPPQPEGVWNSVYSGAKWNTSTGEDRYRRAVYTYNKRTAGYPAFLTFDGSARDVCVARRITTNTPLQALVTLNDPAHIEFAQGLAKRMTEAGTDLRVRLAHGYRLITLRDPEPEILDTLASLHADAKSDYEASPAESKKLGESPDEAALVLVANTLLNSDLALNR, encoded by the coding sequence ATGCGCCGCCTTTTTCCCACGCTCCTGCTCCCGTGCCTCGCTCCCGCGTCGGCCGGCGAGATCGATTTCAACCGCGACGTCCGCCCGATCCTGACGAAGAACTGCACCACCTGCCACGGCGGGGTGAAGAAGGCGGGCGACGTTTCCTATCTGTATCGCGAGGACACCCTCGGAAAGGGCGAGTCGGGCAAGACGATCGTCGTCCCCGGCGACCCGGATGCCTCGGAGATGATCCGACGTATCCTGACCGATGACCCGGACGACCGGATGCCGCCACCGGACCACCACCCGAAGCCCCTGCCGCAGGAGGAAATCGAGATCCTCACGAAATGGATCGCCGAGGGCGCCGAGTGGGGCGACCACTGGTCGTTCCAGAAACCGGAGAAGCCACCCGTGCCCGAGGTGGAGAACGCGGAGTGGCCGCGGCAGGACCTCGACCGCTTCGTGCTGGCCCGCCTCGAAGCCGAAAAACTCACGCCATCCTCCGCGGCCGATCCGGCCGAGTGGCTGCGACGTGCCTCACTCGACCTGACCGGATTGCCTCCGACGCTTGAGGAATATGACGGCTTCCGCGCAGCGGTCGCCAAGGATGCCGAAGCTGCTTACTCCGCCGAGGTCGATCGTTTGCTCTCGTCGCCCGCCTATGGCGAGCACTGGGCCGCGATGTGGCTCGACCTCGCCCGCTACTCGGACACCTTCGGATTCGAGAAGGATCCGCATCGCACCATCTGGCCATTCCGCGACTGGGTGATCGACGCCTTCAACGCGGACATGCCGTTCGACGAGTTTACCATCAAGCAGCTCGCCGGTGATCTGCAGGAGAACCCGGAACCCGGCGACCTGATCGCCACCGCATTCCATCGCAACACCCAGAACAACACCGAGGGCGGCACCGACGACGAGGAATGGCGGATGTCGGCGGTGATCGACCGCGTCAACACGACGTGGACGGCGTGGAACGCGACTACCTTCGGCTGCGTGCAGTGCCACGCCCACCCGTACGACGCGATCCCTCACGAGGACTACTATCGCTTCAAGGCCTTCTTCAACAACTCGGAGGACGTCGACATCAACTCCGACTTCCCTCGTACCAAAGTCGCGAACAACCCGGCCCAGCAGGCCGACGCGGTGCGCTTGGAAAAAGCCATCGACCGCACCCGCCACGAGCTGAACGCCCCGATGCGCAAGCTGGCCCAGGACACCGACGGATGGAACGCGCTGAACTTCTCCAAGGCCATCGTCCAACCCGGAACCGGCGCGCTTTCCCAGCAAGCCGACGGCGTGGTGGTCACCTCCGGCACCACTCCTTCCGACTGCTCATTCATCCTCGAGAGCGATGCGTCGACGGCGGGGCTGTTCAAAGTCGAGATCTTCCCGGAACAGGACGATCCCGCAGAATGGCGCGGTCGGGGTGCGGTGATCACCCTGTTCGAAGCCGCCTTCGTCTCGGCCGACGGCAAGCGCCGCCCGATCGAGATGCGCGAGGTCGCCGCCGACTATCTCGCCGGCCCCTTTGATCCGAACGACGCCCTGCAAAAGGGCCGCTCAGGCTTCGGCGAATACCCGATGACCAAGGCGCCGCGGACCGGATGGTTCATTCCGAAGACCAAGGTGGAGCCGGAACCCGGTGAGAAGCTCGAGATCAAGATCCGCCACGGTGCCCGCTGCAACGAGAGCCAGAACACCGTGCTGCCTCGGTTCCGGATTTCGGTGACCGGCGACGACACCCTGAGCCGCTATCTCGATTCTCCCGAGCACCACAAGTTGTGGGACGAGCATCAGAATACGAAGAAGCAGTACGACGCCATCAAGGGCACGACGATCCCGGTGATGAAGGATCGGGTCGGCGCCGCGACGCGCGAGACGCGGGTCTTCATCCGCGGCAACCGCATGACGCTCGACAAGGTCGTCGAGCCCGGCATTCCCGAACTCTTCGGAGGTCCGGAAAAGGCCAAGGACCGCCTCGACATGGCGCGGTGGATGGTCAGCGACGAAAACCCCTTGGCCGCACGCGTGCTCGCCAATCGCCTGTGGGCGCACCTCTTCGGCATCGGCATCGTCGAGACCCTTGAGGACTTCGGAAGTTCCGGCGCGTTGCCAACGCATCCCGAACTCCTCGACTTCCTCGCGCTCCGGCTTCGCGATGATCACGACTGGCACCTCAAACCTTTCCTCCGCGAACTCGTGCTTTCGTCCAGCTATCGCCAGACCAACAAGGCGACTCCGGAAATGATTGAAAGGGATCCCCGCAACCGCCTGCTCGCCCGCGGCCCGCGCAACCGCCTCACCGCCGAGATGGTGCGCGACCAGGCGCTGCTGGTCTCTGGCTTGCTGTCACGGAAGACCGGTGGTCCGCCGGTTTACCCGCCCCAGCCGGAAGGCGTCTGGAACTCGGTTTACAGCGGCGCCAAGTGGAACACCTCGACGGGCGAAGACCGCTACCGCCGTGCCGTTTACACCTACAACAAACGCACCGCCGGCTACCCCGCGTTCCTGACCTTCGACGGCTCCGCGCGCGACGTCTGCGTGGCCCGGCGCATCACCACCAACACGCCGCTGCAGGCGCTCGTCACCCTCAACGATCCGGCCCACATCGAGTTCGCCCAAGGGCTCGCCAAGCGCATGACCGAGGCCGGCACCGACCTGCGCGTGCGGCTCGCCCATGGCTACCGGCTGATCACGCTGCGCGATCCCGAACCCGAGATCCTCGACACGCTCGCCTCCCTGCATGCCGACGCCAAGTCGGACTACGAGGCCAGCCCCGCCGAATCCAAAAAGCTTGGTGAATCACCCGACGAGGCCGCGCTGGTTCTCGTCGCCAACACCCTTCTCAACTCCGACCTGGCTTTGAATCGATGA
- a CDS encoding AraC family transcriptional regulator, which produces MARFRYLRRYALVLITRGSGIYEDEKGRQRSLSAGNWILVLPELGHSYRPLVPGGWDEVYVMFEGPVFEAWRSAGQFEADRLVGFVSNVKSVVSRLKREVIESTAPVVVRLCSFQTLLAEVLEGADDVWDSEVKGPPWFIDACRLLARPGASARQVAGDLGLPYDTFRRRFREHAGMPPHRYHRHQIVNRAERMLDQTDMKSADVAEALGFCDEPYFSRVFKEITGRSPREYRQRQELG; this is translated from the coding sequence ATGGCCCGTTTCCGCTACCTGCGGCGCTACGCGCTCGTGCTGATCACCCGTGGTTCGGGGATCTATGAGGACGAGAAAGGTCGCCAGCGGAGTCTTTCGGCGGGCAACTGGATTCTGGTGCTTCCCGAACTCGGCCATTCCTATCGCCCGCTGGTTCCGGGTGGGTGGGACGAAGTCTATGTGATGTTCGAAGGGCCGGTGTTCGAGGCGTGGCGATCGGCGGGGCAGTTCGAGGCCGATCGGTTGGTCGGATTCGTCAGCAATGTGAAGTCGGTCGTTTCGCGCCTGAAGAGGGAGGTAATCGAATCGACCGCTCCCGTGGTGGTCCGCCTGTGCTCATTCCAGACCCTGCTCGCCGAAGTGCTGGAGGGTGCGGACGATGTCTGGGACAGCGAGGTCAAGGGGCCGCCGTGGTTCATCGACGCCTGCCGGTTGCTGGCGCGTCCCGGAGCGTCGGCGCGGCAGGTCGCGGGAGATCTCGGACTGCCTTACGACACCTTCAGGCGGAGGTTCCGCGAGCACGCCGGCATGCCTCCCCATCGCTACCACCGTCACCAGATCGTCAACCGCGCCGAGCGGATGCTCGACCAGACCGACATGAAGTCCGCCGACGTGGCCGAGGCCCTCGGGTTCTGCGACGAGCCGTATTTTTCGCGCGTCTTCAAGGAGATCACCGGCCGCTCGCCGAGGGAGTACCGTCAGCGTCAGGAG